In Macadamia integrifolia cultivar HAES 741 chromosome 5, SCU_Mint_v3, whole genome shotgun sequence, a single window of DNA contains:
- the LOC122079255 gene encoding protein FLX-like 3, whose protein sequence is MAGRNHMPRLPLTDGQHVFPPEGPFVRGMLPPPPHPALLEEELEMQHIEMRRLLAENRRLAEDHIILQQELGFAKEELHRMNIAIADIHAAREAHSRELIEKGLKLEADLRATEPLKNEVLQLRMEVQRLDSSKKDLDAQAQNLTKDLARLQTDNKHIPTLRQEIDALHQELMHARTAIEYEKKANFELMEQRQAMENNLVSMAREVEKLRADLASVDGRPWAAAQDGAYGMKLNSTDGGFPSAYGNRFGAYLGVADKGHLYEAGSGSWGPESHPRLARR, encoded by the exons ATGGCAGGGAGAAATCATATGCCTCGACTTCCTTTGACTGATGGGCAACATGTATTCCCCCCTGAAGGCCCATTTGTGCGGGGCATGTTGCCTCCACCACCTCATCCTGCTTTACTGGAGGAAGAACTTGAAATGCAGCATATCGAAATGCGTAGGCTTTTGGCTGAAAATCGGAGGCTAGCTGAAGATCATATCATCCTGCAGCAGGAGCTAGGTTTTGCGAAGGAAGAATTGCATCGTATGAATATTGCCATTGCAGATATTCATGCAGCGAGAGAAGCTCATTCCAGAGAGCTTATTGAGAAGGGATTGAAACTGGAAGCTGATCTACGAGCGACTGAACCTTTGAAAAATGAAGTACTACAATTGCGTATGGAAGTTCAGAGGCTGGATTCCTCAAAGAAGGATCTGGATGCACAAGCTCAGAACCTGACAAAAGACTTAGCAAGGTTACAAACTGATAATAAACATATTCCCACTTTGAGGCAAGAGATTGATGCACTACACCAGGAGCTTATGCATGCTAG AACCGCCATTGAGTATGAAAAAAAGGCAAATTTTGAGTTGATGGAACAGAGGCAGGCAATGGAGAATAACTTAGTTTCCATGGCACGTGAAGTTGAAAAGCTACGTGCAGACCTTGCCAGTGTTGATGGTAGGCCATGGGCTGCCG CTCAAGATGGAGCTTACGGGATGAAACTCAACAGTACTGATGGAGGGTTTCCTTCTGCTTATGGGAATAGATTTGGGGCTTATCTG GGTGTTGCTGATAAGGGTCATCTTTATGAAGCTGGCTCTGGTTCATGGGGGCCTGAGAGCCACCCCCGCCTTGCACGTCGCTGA